In Musa acuminata AAA Group cultivar baxijiao chromosome BXJ2-3, Cavendish_Baxijiao_AAA, whole genome shotgun sequence, the following proteins share a genomic window:
- the LOC135581220 gene encoding AUGMIN subunit 2-like isoform X2, translating to MSVSSDTGGAGKKAPRRLGGMAEALAIASDLGFPIPPVQDDQQGLSNSIAADKGDDLIRVLRELTTVQRNIANLQVELQGRKDDKNVAHLTHVSEMEKKCESLARITAILKDVIQNKDRIIARLQQPYSLDCIPVEAEYQKQFSELLLKAASDYGALTAAVGDFQWCQNFKESPTVWGEMLRPIPAALASCTRFFEAMSAMRDSFATLQQFRVSNSSLPTTPSDSSGGDSKYVTPPHWREGMTSSDDSMVDGWRQQNAEGHPMEATDDIGQRRLSWPSPVKKGL from the exons ATGTCGGTGTCGAGCGACACGGGAGGCGCGGGGAAGAAGGCCCCCAGGCGGCTTGGCGGCATGGCCGAAGCCCTCGCCATCGCTTCCGATCTCGGCTTCCCCATCCCTCCTGTCCAG GATGATCAACAGGGCTTGTCAAATTCCATTGCTGCGGATAAAGGAGATGACTTGATAAGGGTTTTGAGAGAGCTTACTACTGTACAGAGAAATATAGCCAATTTGCAAGTGGAACTTCAAGGACGAAAG GATGATAAGAATGTTGCTCATCTAACCCATGTTAGTGAAATGGAAAAGAAATGTGAGTCTTTGGCCAGAATTACTGCTATTTTGAAAGATGTCATTCAGAACAAG GATCGGATCATTGCAAGATTGCAGCAACCATATTCTTTAGACTGCATTCCTGTGGAAGCTGAATATCAG AAACAATTCTCAGAGTTATTGCTGAAGGCTGCTAGTGATTATGGAGCTCTGACAGCAGCAGTTGGTGATTTCCAGTGGTGCCAGAATTTCAAAGAATCACCTACAGTATGGGGG GAAATGTTGCGTCCTATTCCTGCTGCCCTGGCATCATGCACCCGGTTCTTCGAAGCCATGTCTGCTATGAGGGATTCATTTGCAACCCTGCAACAGTTTCGTGTCAGTAACTCTTCCTTGCCAACAACACCTAGTGACTCTTCAGGAGGGGATTCCAAGTATGTTACGCCTCCCCATTGGAGAGAAGGCATGACAAGCTCAGATGATTCGATGGTTGACGGTTGGAGGCAACAAAATGCAGAGGGCCATCCAATGGAGGCGACAGATGATATTGGTCAAAGGAGGTTGTCTTGGCCATCCCCAGTCAAGAAGGGCCTGTGA
- the LOC135608432 gene encoding IQ domain-containing protein IQM2-like, with the protein MDGLRSKSRYCHQKLCPFTRNMRYLKSRALPSHVHIHSYDSINDTLEVLIKKSISFRDVVKSKQRSISFDGRDPEAAILQAFGPGNLLIKGSVSFNGRFLETKASVKSPKPTNSANPRSFRCSPLKKRSLESTLVGPDSPKHDAALKLQKVYRSFRTRRQLADCAVLVEQRWWKLLDFALLRRSSVSFFEIEKPESAVSRWSRARTRAAKVGKGLSKDEKAQKLALQHWLEAIDPRHRYGHNLQFYYNCWLQCKSLQPFFYWLDVGEGKEVNLEEQCTRSKLQQQCIKYLGPTEREAFEVVIEDGKLMYRQSRQPLHTSDDGSKDVKWIFVLSTSKNLYVAQKRKGTFQHSSFLAGGATSAAGQLVVVNGDLKAVWPHSGHYRPTEENFQEFMSYLEENNVDLTYVKKSPTGEEEDEVYGPETISFIGTDISSAEEVNSSSYLSDLKLGGGGEEAKGSVDMQQSCKLHKQMSVNDHEENEEESSNSNEQYIFRKKNLFAEEEGEDVQVFVPSELILRRINSKKGIESYQLGKQLSCRWTTGAGPRIGCVRDYPWELQFRALKQVNLSTTRFGTVKCFTPTTKDTTLTKKLQHQPRRPANVRRRNQSL; encoded by the exons ATGGATGG GCTGAGATCTAAATCTCGTTACTGTCATCAAAAGCTTTGTCCATTCACAAGAAACATGAGATATCTGAAGTCAAGAGCTCTTCCATCTCACGTTCACATTCATAGCTATGATTCTATTAATGATACCTTGGAAGTGCTCATCAAGAAATCCATCAGTTTCCGTGACGTTGTGAAGTCGAAACAGAGATCCATCAGCTTCGATGGCAGAGACCCCGAGGCTGCCATCCTCCAGGCTTTTGGCCCCGGAAACCTGCTGATCAAAGGATCTGTGAGCTTTAATGGCAGATTTTTGGAGACAAAAGCCTCGGTAAAGAGTCCTAAACCTACCAATTCTGCTAATCCCAGAAGTTTCAGGTGTAGTCCTTTGAAGAAGAGATCTCTGGAGTCAACATTGGTTGGACCTGACAGCCCGAAGCATGACGCAGCCTTGAAGCTACAGAAGGTCTACAGAAGCTTTCGGACAAGAAGACAGCTTGCGGACTGCGCCGTCCTTGTAGAGCAGCGTTG GTGGAAGTTGCTGGATTTTGCGTTGCTCAGGCGAAGTTCTGTCTCCTTCTTCGAAATCGAGAAGCCCGAATCAGCAGTCTCTCGATGGTCCAGAGCGAGAACCCGAGCTGCTAAG GTTGGGAAAGGCTTGTCCAAGGACGAGAAAGCTCAGAAACTTGCTTTGCAGCATTGGCTTGAGGCG ATTGACCCTCGCCATCGATATGGTCACAATCTCCAATTCTACTACAACTGTTGGCTTCAATGCAAGAGCTTGCAGCCCTTCTTCTACTG GCTCGACGTCGGAGAAGGCAAGGAGGTGAATCTCGAAGAGCAGTGCACTCGATCGAAGCTTCAACAGCAGTGCATCAAGTATCTTGGCCCT ACAGAACGGGAGGCATTTGAAGTCGTAATTGAGGATGGAAAGTTGATGTACAGGCAGAGCAGGCAACCCCTGCACACATCCGACGATGGTTCGAAGGATGTCAAGTGGATCTTTGTGTTGAGCACATCAAAGAATTTGTATGTTGCTCAG AAGAGGAAAGGCACATTTCAGCACTCCAGTTTTCTTGCTGGAGGAGCTACTTCTGCTGCTGGCCAATTAGTAGTGGTAAATGGAGATCTAAAG GCTGTGTGGCCTCATAGCGGTCACTACCGCCCGACGGAAGAAAACTTCCAGGAATTCATGAGCTATCTTGAGGAAAACAATGTCGATCTTACTTATGTTAAG AAAAGTCCAAcaggagaggaggaagacgaagtCTATGGGCCCGAAACCATTAGTTTCATTGGAACGGACATCTCTTCAGCCGAGGAAGTGAACAGTAGCAGTTATCTTTCTGATCTAAAactcggaggaggaggagaagaggcaaAAGGATCCGTTGACATGCAGCAAAGCTGCAAGCTTCACAAGCAGATGAGTGTCAACGATCACGAAGAGAACGAAGAAGAGTCATCGAACTCCAATGAGCAATACATCTTCCGGAAGAAGAATCTGTTtgcggaggaggaaggagaggacgTACAAGTTTTTGTGCCATCGGAGCTGATACTTCGAAGGATCAACTCGAAGAAGGGAATCGAGTCGTATCAGCTGGGGAAGCAGCTTTCGTGCAGGTGGACGACTGGCGCAGGGCCTCGAATTGGGTGCGTGCGAGACTACCCATGGGAGCTTCAGTTCCGTGCTTTGAAGCAGGTGAACTTGTCAACGACAAGGTTCGGGACTGTCAAGTGCTTCACTCCTACTACCAAGGACACGACTTTGACGAAGAAACTGCAGCACCAACCACGAAGACCTGCCAACGTTCGGAGAAGAAACCAATctctttaa
- the LOC135581220 gene encoding AUGMIN subunit 2-like isoform X1, translating to MSVSSDTGGAGKKAPRRLGGMAEALAIASDLGFPIPPVQYFDPQELGFFQRDDQQGLSNSIAADKGDDLIRVLRELTTVQRNIANLQVELQGRKDDKNVAHLTHVSEMEKKCESLARITAILKDVIQNKDRIIARLQQPYSLDCIPVEAEYQKQFSELLLKAASDYGALTAAVGDFQWCQNFKESPTVWGEMLRPIPAALASCTRFFEAMSAMRDSFATLQQFRVSNSSLPTTPSDSSGGDSKYVTPPHWREGMTSSDDSMVDGWRQQNAEGHPMEATDDIGQRRLSWPSPVKKGL from the exons ATGTCGGTGTCGAGCGACACGGGAGGCGCGGGGAAGAAGGCCCCCAGGCGGCTTGGCGGCATGGCCGAAGCCCTCGCCATCGCTTCCGATCTCGGCTTCCCCATCCCTCCTGTCCAG TACTTCGATCCTCAAGAATTGGGTTTCTTTCAAAGG GATGATCAACAGGGCTTGTCAAATTCCATTGCTGCGGATAAAGGAGATGACTTGATAAGGGTTTTGAGAGAGCTTACTACTGTACAGAGAAATATAGCCAATTTGCAAGTGGAACTTCAAGGACGAAAG GATGATAAGAATGTTGCTCATCTAACCCATGTTAGTGAAATGGAAAAGAAATGTGAGTCTTTGGCCAGAATTACTGCTATTTTGAAAGATGTCATTCAGAACAAG GATCGGATCATTGCAAGATTGCAGCAACCATATTCTTTAGACTGCATTCCTGTGGAAGCTGAATATCAG AAACAATTCTCAGAGTTATTGCTGAAGGCTGCTAGTGATTATGGAGCTCTGACAGCAGCAGTTGGTGATTTCCAGTGGTGCCAGAATTTCAAAGAATCACCTACAGTATGGGGG GAAATGTTGCGTCCTATTCCTGCTGCCCTGGCATCATGCACCCGGTTCTTCGAAGCCATGTCTGCTATGAGGGATTCATTTGCAACCCTGCAACAGTTTCGTGTCAGTAACTCTTCCTTGCCAACAACACCTAGTGACTCTTCAGGAGGGGATTCCAAGTATGTTACGCCTCCCCATTGGAGAGAAGGCATGACAAGCTCAGATGATTCGATGGTTGACGGTTGGAGGCAACAAAATGCAGAGGGCCATCCAATGGAGGCGACAGATGATATTGGTCAAAGGAGGTTGTCTTGGCCATCCCCAGTCAAGAAGGGCCTGTGA
- the LOC135608430 gene encoding probable ribose-5-phosphate isomerase 2 isoform X2, whose amino-acid sequence MLAPQGGGPSQDELKRVAAHRAVELVRSGMVLGLGTGSTAVHALDRIGALLRTGHLRDVVGIPTSEWAAASAAAAGIPLTDLNTHPVVDLSIDGADEVDPALNLVKGRGGSLLREKMVEGASRRFVVIVDESKLVPRLGASGLAVPVEVIPFGWSLTLRRLRTLFDGVPGFNIKLRTAATNAKASAFDESESKSEPFVTDNKNYIVDLFFEDGIHGDLNLISDEILRITGVIEHGMFLGLASSVIIARKDGVVVVDKAAKVNDCY is encoded by the exons ATGTTGGCACCCCAAGGCGGCGGCCCGTCCCAGGACGAGCTGAAGCGAGTCGCCGCCCACCGCGCCGTGGAACTGGTGCGCTCCGGCATGGTTCTCGGCCTCGGCACCGGATCCACCGCCGTGCACGCCCTCGACCGCATCGGCGCCCTCCTCCGTACTGGCCACCTCCGCGACGTCGTGGGCATCCCCACCTCCGAGTGGGCCGCCGCCAGCGCCGCGGCCGCCGGCATCCCCCTCACCGACCTCAACACCCACCCGGTCGTCGACCTATCCATCGACGGCGCCGACGAGGTCGATCCGGCCCTCAACCTCGTCAAGGGCCGCGGCGGGTCCCTCCTCCGCGAGAAGATGGTTGAGGGCGCCAGCCGCCGCTTCGTCGTCATCGTCGACGAGTCCAAGCTCGTCCCCCGCCTCGGAGCCAGCGGCCTCGCCGTTCCCGTTGAGGTCATCCCCTTCGGCTGGTCCCTCACCCTCCGCCGCCTCCGGACCCTCTTCGATGGCGTGCCCGGCTTCAACATCAAGCTCAGGACCGCCGCCACGAACGCCAAAGCCAGCGCGTTCGACGAAAGCGAGTCCAAATCGGAACCTTTCGTGACGGATAACAAGAACTATATCGTGGATCTGTTCTTCGAGGATGGGATCCATGGGGATCTAAATCTGATCAGTGACGAGATCCTTAGGATCACCGGGGTGATCGAGCACGGGATGTTCCTCGGATTGGCATCGTCCGTGATCATAGCCAGGAAGGATGGGGTGGTGGTGGTCGACAAGGCTGCGAAGGTTAATG ACTGTTACTAA
- the LOC103979931 gene encoding uncharacterized protein LOC103979931 isoform X2, which yields MDNLYKQPLPPGVDPSSSAATPNTPAPCYPPPSMYNCEGHSNSSAGLFPVRPSSISFPSQNFHHSQPFFYNAPGPASLAQSVPAQTCFSSSLASSEPHAENKHSQISPEVSQDCRSSTISTSNQFSQSLPELTKQSPGAESQVRDVNLAHHGVDAVDNHSVPSSASKTVEQVPLNMYGEGSRNIETAAQQAVLLEQEIVTQQVIQNQRQARGTTEPLEDSKDILSGRYDPNSLKEHLLKMTTVHRAEMANKRGKLVPHDNGNVEIGNGYGVPGGGAYYAAMSFSVQSRKTRDETLSANSTKEDSEPEVARKGLPEYLKKRLQARGILKDDKADDNSTTTENNLEHHHLQAKSISVLPVGWVEAKDPATGSSYFYNEKTGESQWEHPSANGSCKLDSFRPPLPEDWVEATDDSTGQTYYYNRKTCISQWEQPISSSHVSSSMSESIATEHESSRTGDLNHLTKCMGCGGWGLGVVQPWGYCNHCTRVYNLPFQQYSLPCLQSQQQGKNEASSKKKLEKADSKKRSSRPPLGKSNRRDHKKRAFSEDDDLDPMDPSSYSDAPRGGWVVGLKGVQPRAADTTATGPLFQQRPYPSPGAVLRKNAEIAALSKKQGSHNRMTPISKRGDGSDGLGDAD from the exons ATGGACAACTTGTACAAACAACCTTTACCTCCTGGAGTTGATCCATCATCATCCGCTGCTACACCAAATACACCAGCTCCTTGTTATCCTCCACCCTCCATGTACAATTGTGAGGGGCACTCGAACAGTTCAGCGGGTCTTTTCCCTGTTAGGCCCTCTAGTATATCTTTTCCTTCTCAAAACTTTCACCACTCACAACCCTTTTTCTACAATGCACCTGGTCCTGCTTCTCTTGCTCAAAGTGTACCGGCACAAACTTGTTTTAGTTCTTCACTTGCCTCTTCAGAACCTCATGCTGAAAACAAACATAGCCAGATTTCACCGGAAGTTTCTCAAGATTGCAGGAGCTCCACTATTTCTACATCTAATCAATTTAGTCAAAGTTTACCAGAGTTGACAAAGCAGAGTCCTGGTGCAGAGTCACAAGTCAGAGATGTAAATTTGGCACATCATGGAGTAGATGCGGTAGATAATCACTCTGTGCCATCCAGTGCCTCTAAAACCGTTGAACAGGTTCCATTAAATATGTATGGCGAAGGTTCCAGAAATATTGAAACTGCTGCTCAGCAAGCTGTATTGCTTGAACAA GAAATCGTTACCCAACAAGTTATACAAAATCAGAG ACAAGCAAGAGGCACAACTGAACCTTTGGAAGATAGTAAAGACATACTTTCTGGGCGATATGATCCCAACTCATTAAAG GAGCATTTGTTGAAGATGACCACTGTTCACCGTGCTGAAATGGCCAATAAGCGTGGAAAGTTGGTCCCTCATGACAATG GCAATGTAGAAATTGGTAATGGCTATGGTGTACCAGGCGGCGGTGCTTATTATGCTGCAATGTCCTTTTCTGTTCAATCCA GAAAAACAAGAGATGAGACTCTTAGTGCGAACTCCACAAAAGAGGATTCAGAACCGGAGGTTGCTCGAAAAGGTTTACCTGAATATTTGAAGAAGAGATTACAAGCAAGGGGAATTCTTAAAGATGACAAAGCTGATGATAATTCCACAACAACTGAGAAT AATTTGGAGCATCACCATCTTCAAGCCAAAAGCATCTCTGTTTTGCCTGTTGGTTGG GTTGAGGCTAAGGACCCAGCTACTGGATCTTCATATTTCTACAATGAAAAGACTGGAGAGAGCCAATGGGAGCATCCTAGTGCAAATGGTAGTTGTAAACTTGACTCGTTCCGGCCACCTTTGCCAGAGGATTGGGTGGAGGCCACTGATGATTCTACAG GACAAACATACTACTACAACAGAAAGACATGCATCTCGCAGTGGGAGCAGCCTATTTCAAGTAGCCATGTCAGTTCATCAATGAGTGAAAGCATTGCTACTGAACATGAATCTTCCAGAACTGGTGACTTAAATCATTTGACGAAATGTATGGGATGTGGTGGATGGGGACTTGGTGTAGTTCAACCTTGGGGCTATTGCAATCACTGCACACG GGTTTATAATCTTCCTTTTCAACAATATTCATTACCTTGTTTACAGAGCCAGCAACAGGGAAAAAATGAAGCTAGCTcaaaaaaaaagttagaaaaaGCAGATTCAAAAAAGAG GTCAAGCAGGCCTCCACTTGGAAAGAGTAATAGAAGAGATCACAAAAAACGAGCTTTCTCTGAGGATGATGATTTGGACCCAATGGATCCTAGCTCTTATTCAGACGCTCCACGCGGCGGATG GGTCGTAGGCCTTAAAGGGGTGCAACCACGAGCAGCAGATACGACTGCCACT GGTCCTCTCTTCCAGCAGCGCCCCTATCCTTCTCCTGGTGCTGTCCTGCGGAAGAATGCTGAAATAGCTGCGCTGAGCAAGAAGCAGGGTTCTCATAATCGCATGACACCCATCTCTAAGAGAGGGGATGGAAGTGATGGACTCGGTGATGCAGATTGA
- the LOC135608430 gene encoding probable ribose-5-phosphate isomerase 2 isoform X1, protein MLAPQGGGPSQDELKRVAAHRAVELVRSGMVLGLGTGSTAVHALDRIGALLRTGHLRDVVGIPTSEWAAASAAAAGIPLTDLNTHPVVDLSIDGADEVDPALNLVKGRGGSLLREKMVEGASRRFVVIVDESKLVPRLGASGLAVPVEVIPFGWSLTLRRLRTLFDGVPGFNIKLRTAATNAKASAFDESESKSEPFVTDNKNYIVDLFFEDGIHGDLNLISDEILRITGVIEHGMFLGLASSVIIARKDGVVVVDKAAKVNDVNYSP, encoded by the exons ATGTTGGCACCCCAAGGCGGCGGCCCGTCCCAGGACGAGCTGAAGCGAGTCGCCGCCCACCGCGCCGTGGAACTGGTGCGCTCCGGCATGGTTCTCGGCCTCGGCACCGGATCCACCGCCGTGCACGCCCTCGACCGCATCGGCGCCCTCCTCCGTACTGGCCACCTCCGCGACGTCGTGGGCATCCCCACCTCCGAGTGGGCCGCCGCCAGCGCCGCGGCCGCCGGCATCCCCCTCACCGACCTCAACACCCACCCGGTCGTCGACCTATCCATCGACGGCGCCGACGAGGTCGATCCGGCCCTCAACCTCGTCAAGGGCCGCGGCGGGTCCCTCCTCCGCGAGAAGATGGTTGAGGGCGCCAGCCGCCGCTTCGTCGTCATCGTCGACGAGTCCAAGCTCGTCCCCCGCCTCGGAGCCAGCGGCCTCGCCGTTCCCGTTGAGGTCATCCCCTTCGGCTGGTCCCTCACCCTCCGCCGCCTCCGGACCCTCTTCGATGGCGTGCCCGGCTTCAACATCAAGCTCAGGACCGCCGCCACGAACGCCAAAGCCAGCGCGTTCGACGAAAGCGAGTCCAAATCGGAACCTTTCGTGACGGATAACAAGAACTATATCGTGGATCTGTTCTTCGAGGATGGGATCCATGGGGATCTAAATCTGATCAGTGACGAGATCCTTAGGATCACCGGGGTGATCGAGCACGGGATGTTCCTCGGATTGGCATCGTCCGTGATCATAGCCAGGAAGGATGGGGTGGTGGTGGTCGACAAGGCTGCGAAGGTTAATG ATGTCAACTATTCTCCTTAA
- the LOC135608430 gene encoding probable ribose-5-phosphate isomerase 2 isoform X3, with translation MLAPQGGGPSQDELKRVAAHRAVELVRSGMVLGLGTGSTAVHALDRIGALLRTGHLRDVVGIPTSEWAAASAAAAGIPLTDLNTHPVVDLSIDGADEVDPALNLVKGRGGSLLREKMVEGASRRFVVIVDESKLVPRLGASGLAVPVEVIPFGWSLTLRRLRTLFDGVPGFNIKLRTAATNAKASAFDESESKSEPFVTDNKNYIVDLFFEDGIHGDLNLISDEILRITGVIEHGMFLGLASSVIIARKDGVVVVDKAAKVNE, from the exons ATGTTGGCACCCCAAGGCGGCGGCCCGTCCCAGGACGAGCTGAAGCGAGTCGCCGCCCACCGCGCCGTGGAACTGGTGCGCTCCGGCATGGTTCTCGGCCTCGGCACCGGATCCACCGCCGTGCACGCCCTCGACCGCATCGGCGCCCTCCTCCGTACTGGCCACCTCCGCGACGTCGTGGGCATCCCCACCTCCGAGTGGGCCGCCGCCAGCGCCGCGGCCGCCGGCATCCCCCTCACCGACCTCAACACCCACCCGGTCGTCGACCTATCCATCGACGGCGCCGACGAGGTCGATCCGGCCCTCAACCTCGTCAAGGGCCGCGGCGGGTCCCTCCTCCGCGAGAAGATGGTTGAGGGCGCCAGCCGCCGCTTCGTCGTCATCGTCGACGAGTCCAAGCTCGTCCCCCGCCTCGGAGCCAGCGGCCTCGCCGTTCCCGTTGAGGTCATCCCCTTCGGCTGGTCCCTCACCCTCCGCCGCCTCCGGACCCTCTTCGATGGCGTGCCCGGCTTCAACATCAAGCTCAGGACCGCCGCCACGAACGCCAAAGCCAGCGCGTTCGACGAAAGCGAGTCCAAATCGGAACCTTTCGTGACGGATAACAAGAACTATATCGTGGATCTGTTCTTCGAGGATGGGATCCATGGGGATCTAAATCTGATCAGTGACGAGATCCTTAGGATCACCGGGGTGATCGAGCACGGGATGTTCCTCGGATTGGCATCGTCCGTGATCATAGCCAGGAAGGATGGGGTGGTGGTGGTCGACAAGGCTGCGAAGGTTAATG AATAG
- the LOC103979931 gene encoding uncharacterized protein LOC103979931 isoform X1 has protein sequence MDNLYKQPLPPGVDPSSSAATPNTPAPCYPPPSMYNCEGHSNSSAGLFPVRPSSISFPSQNFHHSQPFFYNAPGPASLAQSVPAQTCFSSSLASSEPHAENKHSQISPEVSQDCRSSTISTSNQFSQSLPELTKQSPGAESQVRDVNLAHHGVDAVDNHSVPSSASKTVEQVPLNMYGEGSRNIETAAQQAVLLEQEIVTQQVIQNQRQARGTTEPLEDSKDILSGRYDPNSLKEHLLKMTTVHRAEMANKRGKLVPHDNAVISGNVEIGNGYGVPGGGAYYAAMSFSVQSRKTRDETLSANSTKEDSEPEVARKGLPEYLKKRLQARGILKDDKADDNSTTTENNLEHHHLQAKSISVLPVGWVEAKDPATGSSYFYNEKTGESQWEHPSANGSCKLDSFRPPLPEDWVEATDDSTGQTYYYNRKTCISQWEQPISSSHVSSSMSESIATEHESSRTGDLNHLTKCMGCGGWGLGVVQPWGYCNHCTRVYNLPFQQYSLPCLQSQQQGKNEASSKKKLEKADSKKRSSRPPLGKSNRRDHKKRAFSEDDDLDPMDPSSYSDAPRGGWVVGLKGVQPRAADTTATGPLFQQRPYPSPGAVLRKNAEIAALSKKQGSHNRMTPISKRGDGSDGLGDAD, from the exons ATGGACAACTTGTACAAACAACCTTTACCTCCTGGAGTTGATCCATCATCATCCGCTGCTACACCAAATACACCAGCTCCTTGTTATCCTCCACCCTCCATGTACAATTGTGAGGGGCACTCGAACAGTTCAGCGGGTCTTTTCCCTGTTAGGCCCTCTAGTATATCTTTTCCTTCTCAAAACTTTCACCACTCACAACCCTTTTTCTACAATGCACCTGGTCCTGCTTCTCTTGCTCAAAGTGTACCGGCACAAACTTGTTTTAGTTCTTCACTTGCCTCTTCAGAACCTCATGCTGAAAACAAACATAGCCAGATTTCACCGGAAGTTTCTCAAGATTGCAGGAGCTCCACTATTTCTACATCTAATCAATTTAGTCAAAGTTTACCAGAGTTGACAAAGCAGAGTCCTGGTGCAGAGTCACAAGTCAGAGATGTAAATTTGGCACATCATGGAGTAGATGCGGTAGATAATCACTCTGTGCCATCCAGTGCCTCTAAAACCGTTGAACAGGTTCCATTAAATATGTATGGCGAAGGTTCCAGAAATATTGAAACTGCTGCTCAGCAAGCTGTATTGCTTGAACAA GAAATCGTTACCCAACAAGTTATACAAAATCAGAG ACAAGCAAGAGGCACAACTGAACCTTTGGAAGATAGTAAAGACATACTTTCTGGGCGATATGATCCCAACTCATTAAAG GAGCATTTGTTGAAGATGACCACTGTTCACCGTGCTGAAATGGCCAATAAGCGTGGAAAGTTGGTCCCTCATGACAATG CTGTTATCTCAGGCAATGTAGAAATTGGTAATGGCTATGGTGTACCAGGCGGCGGTGCTTATTATGCTGCAATGTCCTTTTCTGTTCAATCCA GAAAAACAAGAGATGAGACTCTTAGTGCGAACTCCACAAAAGAGGATTCAGAACCGGAGGTTGCTCGAAAAGGTTTACCTGAATATTTGAAGAAGAGATTACAAGCAAGGGGAATTCTTAAAGATGACAAAGCTGATGATAATTCCACAACAACTGAGAAT AATTTGGAGCATCACCATCTTCAAGCCAAAAGCATCTCTGTTTTGCCTGTTGGTTGG GTTGAGGCTAAGGACCCAGCTACTGGATCTTCATATTTCTACAATGAAAAGACTGGAGAGAGCCAATGGGAGCATCCTAGTGCAAATGGTAGTTGTAAACTTGACTCGTTCCGGCCACCTTTGCCAGAGGATTGGGTGGAGGCCACTGATGATTCTACAG GACAAACATACTACTACAACAGAAAGACATGCATCTCGCAGTGGGAGCAGCCTATTTCAAGTAGCCATGTCAGTTCATCAATGAGTGAAAGCATTGCTACTGAACATGAATCTTCCAGAACTGGTGACTTAAATCATTTGACGAAATGTATGGGATGTGGTGGATGGGGACTTGGTGTAGTTCAACCTTGGGGCTATTGCAATCACTGCACACG GGTTTATAATCTTCCTTTTCAACAATATTCATTACCTTGTTTACAGAGCCAGCAACAGGGAAAAAATGAAGCTAGCTcaaaaaaaaagttagaaaaaGCAGATTCAAAAAAGAG GTCAAGCAGGCCTCCACTTGGAAAGAGTAATAGAAGAGATCACAAAAAACGAGCTTTCTCTGAGGATGATGATTTGGACCCAATGGATCCTAGCTCTTATTCAGACGCTCCACGCGGCGGATG GGTCGTAGGCCTTAAAGGGGTGCAACCACGAGCAGCAGATACGACTGCCACT GGTCCTCTCTTCCAGCAGCGCCCCTATCCTTCTCCTGGTGCTGTCCTGCGGAAGAATGCTGAAATAGCTGCGCTGAGCAAGAAGCAGGGTTCTCATAATCGCATGACACCCATCTCTAAGAGAGGGGATGGAAGTGATGGACTCGGTGATGCAGATTGA